One Manihot esculenta cultivar AM560-2 chromosome 6, M.esculenta_v8, whole genome shotgun sequence DNA segment encodes these proteins:
- the LOC110617981 gene encoding uncharacterized protein LOC110617981, whose amino-acid sequence MAKKSQRRPVRQERDQSGCMWGLVSMFDFCHGRSTQTLLSDRRHGPRRAVAAVNAMNKSALLTNLDENHQGIIGGEESITVAVDDGKPSVKKLIEEEMFCDEDLKKQMDSAEPKQSNSEYGGNKRKNCKRTNRSRSKSCEIYIEDLDDSEKLEPEKPCLQNLEKQSTDILDVDDMVEEFCRQIHHISCVKHDEHDEHDEVHSQLNQKNPDLEEKLREAIKLFISQRLINAKHVSGDGEIHPSEELKDALRILCSNEELSLKLLHGQKSAMVKYLENLWRAHVEKDDVSKPLVRSNLSEHVIDDFKQSNEIIPGKRLNFFRRKAKSLEKNPSKEIMASQALDKIVILKPEPIGVEKTGTEKTLGSSPESQSIIRNKGTNGVGSCFFLTEIKRRLKQAIGKEQQEIAPYGASKRFANKYRARGDSDKKYRENNGRNSLGKDHFFNEKIARPPSAVRKEEKTDMLKECEIDLEQETAAYPKNRMANIYVEAKKHLSDMLTSGTGVQNFSSGQVPKSLGRILSFPEYNFSPTGSPGREWGQGLVTAHMRFSSNNEFQKHESNGGHRGRMTLNSETDLCVSNDPAYSQAVTSANPKTCQYLQ is encoded by the exons ATGGCAAAGAAATCTCAGAGACGCCCTGTGCGACAGGAAAGAGACCAATCTGGGTGTATGTGGGGTTTAGTTAGTATGTTTGACTTCTGCCATGGTCGATCAACTCAAACCCTGCTTTCAGATAGGAGACATGGGCCCAGGCGTGCTGTTG CTGCTGTGAATGCAATGAATAAGTCTGCCTTGCTGACCAATCTTGATGAAAATCATCAAGGAATTATT GGGGGTGAAGAGAGCATAACAGTAGCAGTTGATGATGGTAAACCTAGTGTGAAGAAACTAATTGAAGAAGAGATGTTTTGTGATGAAGACTTAAAGAAGCAGATGGACAGTGCGGAACCAAAACAGTCTAATTCAGAATATGGAGGCAATAAAAGGAAAAACTGCAAAAGAACAAACAGAAGTCGCTCAAAAAGTTGTGAGATATACATAGAAGATCTGGATGATTCTGAGAAGTTGGAACCTGAAAAGCCTTGCCTTCAGAATTTAGAAAAGCAATCTACTGATATTCTTgatgtggatgatatggtggaAGAGTTCTGCCGCCAGATCCATCACATTAGTTGCGTAAAGCATGATGAGCATGATGAGCATGATGAAGTTCACAGCCAACTAAACCAGAAGAATCCTGATCTTGAAGAGAAATTGCGTGAGGCAATCAAACTTTTTATAAGTCAGAGGCTCATCAATGCAAAACATGTCTCCGGAGATGGAGAAATCCATCCTTCTGAAGAGCTCAAGGATGCACTCAGGATTCTATGTTCTAATGAGGAATTATCTCTGAAACTCTTACACGGTCAAAAGTCCGCAATGGTGAAATATCTTGAGAACTTGTGGAGAGCTCATGTAGAGAAAGATGACGTCTCCAAGCCACTTGTAAGATCAAACTTGTCAGAACATGTGATTGATGACTTCAAACAGTCTAATGAGATTATCCCTGGTAAACGGCTCAATTTTTTCAGGAGGAAGGCCAAATCTCTAGAAAAGAACCCATCAAAGGAAATTATGGCTTCTCAAGCTTTAGATAAGATTGTTATTTTAAAACCTGAACCTATAGGTGTGGAAAAAACTGGAACGGAAAAAACCCTTGGGTCATCACCTGAATCTCAGAGTATCATAAGAAACAAAGGGACAAATGGAGTTGGTTCCTGCTTTTTTCTCACTGAAATTAAAAGAAGATTAAAACAAGCTATAGGCAAAGAACAGCAAGAGATCGCTCCTTATGGTGCTTCAAAGAGATTTGCTAACAAGTATCGAGCAAGGGGTGATAGTGACAAAAAATATAGAGAGAATAATGGAAGAAATTCTCTTGGTAAGGACCACTTCTTTAATGAAAAGATTGCCAGGCCTCCATCTGCTGTCAGAAAGGAAGAGAAGACTGACATGTTGAAAGAATGTGAAATAGATTTGGAGCAGGAAACTGCTGCTTACCCCAAGAATAGAATGGCTAACATTTACGTGGAGGCCAAGAAGCATCTCTCTGATATGCTTACCAGTGGCACAGGGGTTCAGAATTTTTCGAGTGGACAGGTTCCAAAATCTCTTGGGAGGATTCTCTCCTTTCCTGAGTACAACTTTTCTCCTACTGGCAGTCCTGGAAGAGAGTGGGGGCAAGGCCTTGTTACTGCACATATGAGGTTTTCTAGCAATAACGAGTTTCAGAAACATGAAAGTAATGGTGGCCATCGTGGTCGAATGACACTGAACTCAGAAACTGACTTGTGTGTTTCTAATGACCCTGCTTATAGTCAAGCAGTAACATCTGCAAACCCAAAAACATGTCAGTATCTCCAATAG
- the LOC122723888 gene encoding calcium uniporter protein 3, mitochondrial-like, with protein MGESLMEKLRSFDIAKSRIRLDGLVPPETNYLDGSRPEREPEKEGDNDIFRRLFHKRALLQTPASPELRSMQMGKSLMEKLRSFDIAKSRIRLDGLVPPETNYLDGSRPKSEPEKEGLSAEDVRKLLWAAQLEMVKSRLREVENSWISYRPQAQPSRFRFEQNPNGTLL; from the exons ATGGGGGAAAGCCTGATGGAAAAACTCAGGTCCTTTGACATCGCAAAGAGTAGGATCAGATTGGACGGCCTGGTACCACCGGAAACCAACTATTTAGATGGATCTAGGCCGGAGAGGGAACCGGAGAAGGAAG GAGATAATGACATCTTCAGACGGTTGTTCCACAAGAGAGCCCTTCTCCAGACGCCTGCCTCCCCGGAGCTCCGTTCGATGCAAATGGGGAAAAGCCTGATGGAAAAACTCAGGTCCTTTGACATCGCAAAGAGTAGGATCAGATTGGACGGCCTGGTACCACCGGAAACCAACTATTTAGATGGATCTAGGCCAAAGAGCGAACCGGAGAAGGAAGGTTTGTCGGCAGAGGATGTGAGGAAGTTACTCTGGGCCGCGCAATTGGAAATGGTGAAATCAAGGCTCAGAGAGGTGGAGAATAGCTGGATATCTTATCGGCCCCAAGCCCAACCTagcagatttcggtttgaacAGAATCCGAATGGAACTCTTCTTTAA
- the LOC110617017 gene encoding scopoletin 8-hydroxylase, protein MAPSFSDSDSMFNFVVREGNGVKGMADLGLSKVPQKYVQPPEERIDKLNATLNNNPPIDLSKLGGPCHDQVVDEISAAAETFGFFQVVNHGVPVELLEALKVAAHSFFGQPAKKKAAYRKGVSPSPLVQYGTSFAPEKEKALEWKDYLSMVYSNDGEALRFWPEECREVALEFLRTSTKMVRKLLEILMGKLGVTLDEEKIDALTGLKMVNMNFYPACPNPELTVGVGRHSDLGTLTVLLQDGIGGLYVKVEENMEGKKKGEWMEIPPIPGALVINIGDTLQIVSNGRYKSAEHRVRTTSTQSRVSIPVFAIPKGTEKIGPLAQVVKKDGVARYREVMFEDYMNNFFGNAHGGKKSLDFARIY, encoded by the exons ATGGCTCCAAGTTTTTCTGATTCTGATTCAATGTTCAATTTCGTAGTCCGAGAGGGCAATGGTGTAAAGGGGATGGCTGATTTGGGCCTATCAAAGGTGCCACAAAAATATGTGCAACCCCCAGAAGAAAGAATAGACAAGCTTAATGCAACCCTTAATAATAACCCACCAATTGATTTGTCAAAACTAGGTGGCCCTTGTCATGACCAAGTGGTTGACGAAATTTCTGCAGCCGCAGAGACTTTCGGGTTCTTCCAGGTTGTGAACCATGGCGTACCCGTGGAGCTGCTTGAAGCCTTGAAGGTTGCAGCTCATAGTTTCTTCGGCCAACCGGCTAAAAAGAAAGCTGCCTATCGCAAGGGTGTGAGCCCTAGCCCGTTGGTGCAGTATGGGACAAGCTTTGCGCCGGAGAAAGAAAAGGCATTGGAGTGGAAGGACTATCTCAGCATGGTTTATTCTAATGATGGTGAAGCTCTCCGATTTTGGCCCGAAGAATGCAG GGAAGTTGCACTCGAGTTCTTAAGAACATCAACCAAGATGGTGAGAAAATTACTAGAAATTTTGATGGGGAAGCTGGGAGTAACTCtagatgaagagaaaatagaTGCTCTAACAGGCTTGAAGATGGTTAACATGAATTTCTACCCAGCATGTCCAAATCCTGAGCTCACAGTAGGCGTGGGTCGCCACTCAGACTTGGGAACCCTCACAGTGTTGCTGCAGGATGGAATTGGTGGGCTATATGTGAAAGTGGAAGAAAACATGGAAGGCAAGAAAAAGGGTGAGTGGATGGAGATCCCACCAATCCCTGGTGCTTTGGTCATCAACATTGGCGATACATTACAG ATTGTGAGTAATGGAAGGTACAAAAGTGCTGAACATAGAGTGCGAACCACAAGCACCCAATCAAGAGTGTCCATCCCAGTTTTTGCAATCCCAAAAGGAACTGAGAAAATTGGACCATTGGCTCAAGTGGTGAAGAAGGATGGTGTGGCTCGTTACAGAGAGGTTATGTTTGAGGATTATATGAACAATTTCTTTGGTAATGCTCATGGAGGAAAGAAGTCCCTTGACTTTGCACGGATCTATTAG
- the LOC122723798 gene encoding scopoletin 8-hydroxylase-like yields MAPAPSFSDSDSLFNFVVRDGNGVKGMVDSGITKVPQQYVQPKEERINKSDATLNDNPPIDLSKLDGPDHDQVVEEIVRAAENLGFFQVVNHGVPVELLESLKETAHNFFGQPPEKKAIYHKGSSACPSSSPSRNPLVKYGTSFAPEKEKALEWKDYVSMTYTNDTEALEFWPKECKEVSLEYLKTSIKMVRKLVEVLMGKLGVTLDDAKMNALTGLKTVNMNYYPACPNPELTVGVGRHSDLGTITVLLQDGIGGLYVRLEEDINGKKKGEWMEIPPIPGALVINIGDTLEILSNGRYKSAEHRVRTTSTQSRVSVPVFTIPKRTEKIGPLPQVVERDGVARYREVLFEDYLNNFFGNAHEGKKSLDFARIF; encoded by the exons ATGGCTCCGGCTCCAAGTTTTTCCGATTCGGACTCATTGTTCAATTTTGTCGTCCGAGACGGCAACGGTGTGAAGGGAATGGTGGACTCAGGCATAACCAAGGTTCCACAACAATATGTGCAACCCAAAGAAGAAAGAATAAACAAATCCGACGCTACCTTAAATGATAATCCACCAATTGACTTGTCCAAGCTCGATGGTCCTGACCATGACCAGGTTGTGGAGGAGATTGTTAGAGCCGCTGAGAATTTAGGCTTCTTCCAGGTTGTGAACCACGGCGTGCCTGTGGAGCTCCTGGAGTCTCTCAAAGAAACAGCTCACAATTTCTTTGGCCAACCACCTGAAAAAAAGGCCATCTATCACAAGGGTTCGAGTGCGTGTCCAAGCTCGAGCCCCAGCCGCAACCCATTGGTGAAGTATGGGACGAGTTTTGCTCCTGAGAAAGAGAAGGCATTAGAGTGGAAAGATTACGTTAGCATGACCTATACCAACGATACTGAAGCACTTGAATTTTGGCCTAAAGAATGCAA GGAAGTCTCTCTCGAATATCTAAAGACATCAATCAAGATGGTGAGAaaactagttgaagtattgatGGGGAAGCTTGGAGTGACACTAGATGATGCAAAAATGAATGCCTTAACAGGCTTGAAGACGGTTAATATGAACTACTACCCAGCATGCCCAAATCCTGAGCTCACTGTAGGAGTGGGTCGTCACTCAGACTTGGGCACAATTACAGTGTTATTGCAGGATGGAATTGGCGGTCTTTATGTGAGACTGGAAGAAGACATCAATGGCAAGAAAAAGGGTGAGTGGATGGAGATCCCACCAATCCCTGGTGCTTTGGTCATCAATATTGGGGACACACTAGAG ATATTGAGCAATGGAAGATATAAAAGTGCTGAACACAGAGTTCGGACAACAAGCACCCAATCAAGAGTATCGGTTCCAGTTTTTACAATTCCAAAACGAACAGAGAAAATTGGACCGTTGCCTCAAGTGGTGGAAAGAGATGGCGTGGCACGTTACAGAGAGGTTCTGTTTGAAGATTACTTGAACAACTTTTTTGGCAACGCCCATGAAGGAAAGAAGTCTCTTGATTTTGCAcggatcttttaa